The genomic window ATAGCTCGAAGTAATCATTCCTTCAATCAATAAATGAGGAATGTATTCCATCAAATATCGGTCTTTGAAAGTTCCGGGTTCTGATTCGTCAGCGTTGCAAACCAAATGTCTTGGTTTTCCTGATTTTTTGTCAATAAAACTCCATTTCATTCCTGCTGGGAAACCTGCACCTCCACGACCTCTTAATCCCGAAGTTTTCACTTCTTCAACCACTTCATCAGGCGTTAGTGTTTTTAAGGCTTTCTCCACAGAAGCATAACCACCGTTTTGGCGATACACTTCGTAGGTTTTGATTCCCGGAATATTTACTTTGTCTAATAATATTTTTTGTGACATATTATTTATCGTGTAACGTAATTTTATTATCTCTACAATCAGCAATAATCTGATCTACTTTTTCTTTGGTCAGGTGTTCTTTGTAAAAATCACCCAATTGCATCATTGGAGCATAACCACAAGCACCTAAACATTCAACTCCTCTAACTTCAAAAAGTCCATCAGCAGTTGTTTCTCCAATTCCAACGCCCAATTTTTCGCAGGTATAATCCATTAAATCTTCAACACCATTCAAACAACAAGGAGAGGTTTGACAAAATTCAAACATATATTTTCCAATAGGTCGTCTGTTGAACATCGTATAAAATGAAACCACTTCATACACTTCGACTGGTTTTATCGACAATATTTCGGCTACTTTGTCTTGCAATTCAATACTCAACCAATTGTTGTGAGCATCCTGAACTTCGTGCAAAACAGGCAACAAAGCCGATTTTTGCTTTCCTTCAGGATAATGACTGATTAATTCATTGATGCGAGTCATCAAGGCTTCGGTCATATTTATTTCTTGTTTATAATCTGTTCTTTCCATTTTTATTTCTTTTAACCACAAAGTGCACAAAGAAGGCACAACGTTCACAAAGATTTTCTATCGAATTAAATTTTTAATTTTTAATTCTCAATTTTTAATTGATTTTAAGCGTCTAATTCTCCGGCAATAACATTTAAACTTGACAAAATAACAATCGCATCCGAAAGCATTGCTCCTTTTATCATTTCGGGATAAGCCTGATAATAAATAAAACAAGGTCTGCGGAAGTGAAGTCTATAAGGAGTTCTACTTCCATCGGTTACCAAATAAAAACCTACTTCTCCGTTTCCACCTTCAACCGCATGATACACTTCGGCAACCGGAACAGGAATTTCTCCCATTACAATCTTGAAATGATAAATCAAAGATTCCATATCGTGATACACATCTTCTTTTGGAGGCAAATAATATTCAGGAACATCAGCGTGAAATACATTTCCTTCTGGCATTTTGTCTAATGCCTGACGAATAATGCTTAAACTTTCCCAAACTTCGGCATTACGAACACAAAAACGGTCGTACGTATCGCCTGATTTTCCAACAGGAACGATGAAATCAAAATCTTCGTAAGAGGAGTAAGGATGTGCCACACGAACGTCATAATCAACTCCGGCAGCACGTAAATTTGGACCTGTAAATCCGTAAGCCATCGCCATTTCGGCAGTAATTGGACCAACGTTTACAGTTCTGTCAATAAAAATTCTGTTTCTTTCAAACAAGTTTTCGAATTCTTTCCAAGCAACTGGAAAATCTTTCAAAAACACGTCTAATTTGCGGAAAGCTTCTGGTGACCAATCTCTTTCGAAACCACCTAATCTTCCCATATTGGTTGTCAAACGAGCACCACAAATCTCTTCGTAGATTTCGTAAACTTTCTCTCTAAATTGGAAAACATATAAGAAACCAGTGTAAGCACCAGTATCTACACCAAGAATCGAATTACAGATAATATGATCTGTGATTCTGGCCAATTCCATCACGATAACTCTTAAATATTGAACTCTTTTAGGAACTTCAATATCTAATAATTTTTCCAAAGTCATCCACCATCCCATATTGTTGATAGGAGAGGAGCAATAGTTCATTCTGTCAGTAAGTGGTGTGATTTGATAAAAAGGGCGATTTTCGGCAATTTTTTCAAAAGCTCTATGAATGTAGCCAATGGTTGGTTCAGCTTCTAGAATTTTTTCTCCATCCATCAACAAAATATTTTGGAAAATACCGTGTGTAGCTGGGTGCGTTGGACCTAAATTCAAAATCGAAAGCTCGCTTCCGTCTTCATTTACCCTGTTTTTTATAATTTCAGCATAGCGATGCTCTGGTGGTAATAATAGTTCTGACATTTATAATCAATTACGAATTACGAATTACGAATTAAAAATCAATTTCTTAAAAGTAAATTGGCAATCTATTTTGTTCTGTTTTTATATTCTAAAATTAGAATTACGCAATCCATTCGTAATTCGTAATTTTTAATTTCTAATTATTATGTACTGTTCTTCCAAAGAAACGATCGTCTTTGTCTGTTCTTCCGCCGTCTTCCATCGGAAATTCTTTTCGCATAGGATGTGATACCATTTCATCCATATTTAAAATGCGTTTTAATTGTGGATGACCAATAAAATCGATGCCGTAAAAATCCCAAGTTTCTCTTTCCATCCAGTTTGCAGTTGGAAAAATAGTAGTCAAAGTTTTAATTTTTGGTATTTCTCCATTGATAAAAACTTTTATTCTGATGCGTTTGTTCTCATACCAATTGTGCAAATGATAAACTACTGCAAATTGTCTTTCGATTTCGTTATCTGGATAATGAACTCCACATAAATCTGTCAAAAAATGAAATTTTAATGCAGGGTCATTTTTCAAAAAAAGAACAACAGCGGTAATCTTGTCGGCTGCTACTTCAAATGAAAATATATCTTTTTCTTGATTGAAATGGAAAACGTTTTCACCAAACATTTCCGCTAATTTATCCTGAATTGTTGTCGATTCTAAACTCATTTGCTTATTTTATGTTATACGAAGCCAACAATTCCTGATATTCAGGAGAACTTCTTCTTCTTACCGATTCACTTTTTACTAGCTCTTGTAATCTCATTACACCGTCCACAATTTGTTCAGGTCTTGGCGGACAACCAGGAACATAAACATCAACTGGAATTACTTTGTCTATTCCTTGTAAGACTGAATAAGTGTCAAAAACACCGCCAGAAGAAGCACAAGCTCCAACAGCAATTACCCAACGAGGTTCTGCCATTTGTTCGTAAACCTGACGTAAAATTGGTCCCATTTTTTTTGAAATAGTTCCCATAACTAACAACATATCAGCTTGACGAGGAGAAAAACTCACACGTTCAGAACCAAAACGGGCTAAATCATAATGAGAAGCCATTGTTGCCATAAATTCAATTCCGCAACAAGAAGTGGCAAAAGGTAATGGCCAAAGTGAATTGGCACGAGCTAATCCCACAACATCATTCAATTTTGTAGCAAAAAAACCTTCGCCAGAAACGCCTTCAGGTGGGGCAACCATTTTTATATTTGAATCACTCATCTTTGTAATTATGAATTGTAAATTATGAATTATGAGTTCATAATTAAAATTTAAACATTTTAGAAATTAGAATTTTGTCATTCATAATTTCTAATTCGTAATTGTTTTTATTCCCACTCCAGTGCTTTTTTCTTGATGATGTAGAAAAAACCTACCAATAATAAAGCCATAAAAATCATCATTTTGACTAACCCTTCCATGCCTAATTCTTTGAAATTGATAGCCCAAGGGTAAAGAAAAATTACTTCGACATCAAAAAGTACAAATAAGATAGCGACAAGGAAATATTTAACTGAAAAAGGAATTCGAGCACTACCAAGAGATTCAATACCACATTCAAAGTTTTCATCTTTAATTTCAGATGATCTTTTTGGTCCTAATTTACCTGAAACTACAATTGTTCCTGCTACAAATCCTATGGCTAAAAGCGCTTGCATTATTATTGGGAAATAATCTAATTGGCTTGATTGCATAATGAATATAACTTTTATATTAGAATAAGTTACAAAGATAGGTTTCGGGTAATTAAAACACAAGAATAAAACACACAATAGTTTGCTAAAACATATAATTAACACTTTATTTTTAATCATTATAAATAAAGTTGAAATTAAATGATTTGTTATTTTTTGTGTCAAAAAAAAAGCGTCTCGATTTAATCGAAACGCTTTAAGCATTTGTTGTAAAAGAAATGATTTAGATAACTGCTACTTTCGCAGCAACTTTTCCTTTTCTTCCTTCTTCTTCTTCATAACTAACTCTATCACCTTCGCGAAGTTCTTCCGCAGTGATTCCTGATGCATGAACAAAAATGTCTTTTCCTGTTTCTTCGTCTGTAATGAATCCGTAACCTTTTGATTCATTGAAAAATTTTACTGTACCTGTACGCATTGTAATTGTAATAATAATTTATAATATGACAAATGTAATATTTAATACAATACGAAAGATATATTATACAAAATATTATTAAAATATTTGATATTCAACGTTTTCTAGTTGGTTTGAACTGTTTTCTACAATAAATCTAGTTTAATGTGTAGTTCGTTTAATTGCAGTTCATCTATTGCTGATGGGGCATCAATCATGACATCTCTACCAGAATTGTTTTTTGGAAATGCAATAAAATCACGAATGGTCTCTTGGCCACCAAGGATTGCAACCAAGCGGTCTAATCCAAAAGCCAATCCTCCGTGTGGTGGTGCGCCAAATTGGAAAGCGTCCATCAGGAATCCAAATTGCTCTTTGGCTTGTTCTGGTGTGAAACCTAAATATTTAAACATTAATTGTTGAGTCGCTTTGTCGTGAATACGAATTGAACCTCCACCAATTTCGTTTCCATTCAAGACCATGTCATAAGCATTAGCGCGGACTTTTCCTGGTTTAGTTTCCAAAAGCTTCATGTCTTCTGGTTTTGGAGAAGTGAAAGGATGGTGCATTGCATGATAACGACCACTTTCTTCGTCTAATTCCAATAATGGGAAATCAATTACCCAAAGTGGAGCAAATTCTGCTGGATTTCTTAATCCCAAGCGAGTTGCCAATTCCATTCTTAAAGTAGAAAGTTGTGTTCTGGTTTTATCGGCTGGACCAGAAAGTACAAAAATCATATCTCCAGCTTTTGCTCCAGTTGTTTTCGCCCAATTGGTCAAATCTTCTTGGTCGTAGAATTTATCAACCGATGATTTGAATGTTCCATCTTCGTTGCATTTTACATAAACCATTCCGCTGGCACCAATTTGTGGACGTTTCATCCAATCGATTAATCCGTCAATTTCTTTACGGGTATAATTTCCTGCTCCTGGAACGGCAATTCCAACAAC from Flavobacterium eburneipallidum includes these protein-coding regions:
- a CDS encoding complex I 24 kDa subunit family protein encodes the protein MERTDYKQEINMTEALMTRINELISHYPEGKQKSALLPVLHEVQDAHNNWLSIELQDKVAEILSIKPVEVYEVVSFYTMFNRRPIGKYMFEFCQTSPCCLNGVEDLMDYTCEKLGVGIGETTADGLFEVRGVECLGACGYAPMMQLGDFYKEHLTKEKVDQIIADCRDNKITLHDK
- a CDS encoding NADH-quinone oxidoreductase subunit D, giving the protein MSELLLPPEHRYAEIIKNRVNEDGSELSILNLGPTHPATHGIFQNILLMDGEKILEAEPTIGYIHRAFEKIAENRPFYQITPLTDRMNYCSSPINNMGWWMTLEKLLDIEVPKRVQYLRVIVMELARITDHIICNSILGVDTGAYTGFLYVFQFREKVYEIYEEICGARLTTNMGRLGGFERDWSPEAFRKLDVFLKDFPVAWKEFENLFERNRIFIDRTVNVGPITAEMAMAYGFTGPNLRAAGVDYDVRVAHPYSSYEDFDFIVPVGKSGDTYDRFCVRNAEVWESLSIIRQALDKMPEGNVFHADVPEYYLPPKEDVYHDMESLIYHFKIVMGEIPVPVAEVYHAVEGGNGEVGFYLVTDGSRTPYRLHFRRPCFIYYQAYPEMIKGAMLSDAIVILSSLNVIAGELDA
- a CDS encoding NADH-quinone oxidoreductase subunit C, encoding MSLESTTIQDKLAEMFGENVFHFNQEKDIFSFEVAADKITAVVLFLKNDPALKFHFLTDLCGVHYPDNEIERQFAVVYHLHNWYENKRIRIKVFINGEIPKIKTLTTIFPTANWMERETWDFYGIDFIGHPQLKRILNMDEMVSHPMRKEFPMEDGGRTDKDDRFFGRTVHNN
- a CDS encoding NADH-quinone oxidoreductase subunit B, which codes for MSDSNIKMVAPPEGVSGEGFFATKLNDVVGLARANSLWPLPFATSCCGIEFMATMASHYDLARFGSERVSFSPRQADMLLVMGTISKKMGPILRQVYEQMAEPRWVIAVGACASSGGVFDTYSVLQGIDKVIPVDVYVPGCPPRPEQIVDGVMRLQELVKSESVRRRSSPEYQELLASYNIK
- a CDS encoding NADH-quinone oxidoreductase subunit A, whose translation is MQSSQLDYFPIIMQALLAIGFVAGTIVVSGKLGPKRSSEIKDENFECGIESLGSARIPFSVKYFLVAILFVLFDVEVIFLYPWAINFKELGMEGLVKMMIFMALLLVGFFYIIKKKALEWE
- a CDS encoding cold-shock protein; amino-acid sequence: MRTGTVKFFNESKGYGFITDEETGKDIFVHASGITAEELREGDRVSYEEEEGRKGKVAAKVAVI